The following coding sequences are from one Ornithodoros turicata isolate Travis chromosome 1, ASM3712646v1, whole genome shotgun sequence window:
- the LOC135397048 gene encoding receptor expression-enhancing protein 6-like, with product MAQEFSDELGKVLKERGVIGDALDNIENKTKVKREHIVYGLMGFVFVLFICNFLGAKAATCITTIWPMLGSVRAVDRADTSALQKWTAYWIVYALVNVFFNFIFIGMYRYFKRIFLIKLLFLAWCAAPVKGNGAQIIFQKALAGKIFREGGGGGGGSVAPPAPAAPAAGGKKDSPDNSRKMKK from the exons ATGGCCCAGGAATTCAGCGATGAGCTCGGCAAGGTGCTGAAAGAGCGTGGCGTCATCGGGGATGCTCTCGACAATATTGAGAATAAGACTAAAGTGAAACGCGAACATATCGTCTATG GCTTGATGGGCTTCGTGTTCGTGCTGTTCATCTGTAATTTTCTTGGAGCAAAGGCTGCAACATGCATCACAACTATATGGCCTATGCTTGGAAG CGTAAGAGCTGTCGATCGAGCTGACACATCAGCACTTCAAAAGTGGACAGCGTACTGGATCGTCTATGCTCTAGTCAATGTCTTTTTCAATTTCATTTTCATCGGAATGTACCGTTACTTCAAAAGGATATTTCTGATCAAG CTGCTGTTCTTGGCATGGTGCGCAGCACCGGTAAAGGGCAATGGTGCGCAGATCATCTTCCAGAAGGCGCTTGCTGGCAAAATATTCCGAgaaggaggtggtggtggtggtggttcgGTGGCGCCACCTGCTCCAGCTGCCCCTGCAGCCGGAGGCAAAAAGGACTCCCCTGACAACAGCCGCAAAATGAAGAAGTGA